Proteins from one Nakamurella multipartita DSM 44233 genomic window:
- the ybeY gene encoding rRNA maturation RNase YbeY — protein sequence MTIEVANESGVPVDEIVLVSVARYVLDRMRINPLAELSILLVDVEAMTELHVKWMDEPGPTDVMSFPMDELDTARRPDESGPGPALLGDVVLCPAVAAEQATAAGHSVQDELHLLTVHGVLHLLGYDHAEPAQEREMFRLQNELLDTWREQQAAAARKARLAAADAAVLDVVGLAGPTDPETSGRG from the coding sequence ATGACCATCGAGGTGGCCAACGAGTCCGGGGTCCCGGTCGACGAGATCGTCCTGGTGTCGGTGGCCCGGTACGTGCTGGACCGGATGCGGATCAACCCGCTGGCCGAGCTGTCCATCCTGCTGGTCGACGTCGAGGCGATGACCGAGCTGCACGTCAAGTGGATGGACGAGCCCGGCCCGACGGACGTCATGAGCTTCCCGATGGACGAGCTGGACACCGCCCGCCGGCCCGACGAGTCCGGTCCCGGCCCGGCGCTGCTGGGTGATGTGGTGCTGTGCCCGGCGGTCGCCGCCGAGCAGGCCACCGCGGCCGGTCACTCGGTGCAGGACGAGCTGCACCTGCTGACCGTGCACGGCGTGCTGCACCTGCTCGGCTACGACCACGCCGAGCCCGCGCAGGAGCGGGAGATGTTCCGGCTGCAGAACGAACTGCTGGACACCTGGCGCGAGCAGCAGGCCGCCGCGGCCCGCAAGGCCCGCCTGGCCGCCGCGGACGCCGCGGTGCTCGACGTCGTCGGGCTCGCCGGTCCCACCGACCCGGAAACGAGCGGGCGGGGCTGA